AGCCGCAGCACGCCCTGAATGGCGGCCTCGAACCCGTCGGACACGTCTCGCTCGCGCTGATTGCGTCCGTCCGGCGCGGCCCTGTGGTAGGCGCGGTAGCCGAGGTGGGGGTCAGCGATGTGCGCGAGGTTCATTGGCCCCGGTGCCTCAGCTGTAGCCGCGGGCGGGGACGCCGATGACCTGGCCCGTGACCCCGGTCGCGCCGTCGCCCGCCAGGAACGCCACGACCTCGGCGACCTGTTCGCGCGTCACCCAGGCGACGGACTCGGGGGACTCGGTCCCGCGACGGTTCTCCTCGGTGTCCACCATGCCTGGCGCTATGGCGTTGACGCGCACCCCGTGATCCTTCTCCTCCAGCGCAACCGTGCGCGTAAACGCCACGACGGCGGCCTTGGCGGCGGCGTAGGCTCCGAGTCCGCCCACGGCTCGCTCGGCCGCCTTGCTGGCGAAGTTGACCACCGAGCCCCCGGTCTCCCGCAGTGCCGGCAGCGCGGCTCGGGTCATCACGTAGGCGGTGGTGGCGTTGCGCTCGATTTCTCGGGCCCAGCCGTCCAGCTCGGTCTCCGCCACGGGCGCGACCAGGCCCAGGCCGCCGGCCACGTTCACCAGCGCGTCCACCCTGCCGTAGCGTTCCAGCGTGGTCTCGAGCACGCGCCTGGCGCCCTCCGGGCGGGACAGGTCCGCGCTCACGCCCACCACGTCGCCGTGCGCCCGCAACTCATCGGCCAGGCTCTCGACGACCGTGGACAGATCCGCCACGACCACGCGCGCCCCCCGCGTGATCAGCGTTTCGGCGACCGCGAACCCGACCTGACCGCGCCCGCCGACGCCGGTAACGATGGCCACTCGATCCTGCAGGTCCACGCGCAACTCCAGTCGCTTCCGGTTATCGTAGACGCCCGCGAAGGCAACCAGAACGGCGGCGCCCAGCATGGACGATCCCAGGGGCGCGGCCGGTACCAGCCACGAAGCTGACACGAGCATGCCCAGTCCGGCGCCCAGCAGAACCGCGGTCGGCGGCGGCACGGGCGACGCACCCGCCGCTATGCCCTTCGCGGCCGTACCGCCGCGTAGAGCCGCGTCCGCCTTCGCCAACGCGGTCGCCAGCGCGGCCAGCGCGTACGCTGGCTCGGCGATCAGCAGCACCACGGCGAGCAGGCGGCCCCACAGCGACGTCCGCAGAACGGGCAGGAACAGCCAGGCCTCCGCGTACAGCGCGGCGGCCGCGAACGCCACGACCAGCGCCGTCCAGCGACCGCGCACCGCGGAGGGCGAAGGCGCGCGCCCCGCGTGCACCCAGATGCCCGCCGCCGCCGCCGTCGCGGAGACCGCCATCAGGAAGGCCGCAGCGCGTAGCAACCCCGCGCCGGTATCCAGCGTCAACGACGCGCCGATGAGCGTGACGGCCCCGTAGGCAACGCCCGCCACCCCCGCGCCGACCGCGCTGGGCCAGGCGCGCCGCTCGGTCATCGAGTGTACCGGCCGTATCCGCCGCGGTAGTAGACCAGCGGTGACCCTTCCCGTGCGTTCCCGCCAACGACCTTGCCGACCATGATGGAGTGGTCGCCGCCGGCGTAGCATTCCCAGATGGTGCACTCCACCCAAGCGAGCGCCGAGTCGAGGATCGGCGCCCCGGTCGCGCCTCGGTGGAAAGCCACGCCTCCGAATTTCTCGGCGGTGTTCCAGGTGGCGAAGCGACGCGACAGCCGCTCCTGATCCTCCGACAATACGTTCACGCCGAACGACCCCGCCGAGACGATGCGGTCGTGGGAGTCGGCGGAGTGGTCCACGCACACCAGCACCAGCGGAGGGTCGAGCGAAACCGAGGCCACCGCGTTGGCCGTCAGGCCGCACGGCTCGGCTGTCTCGGAGTCCGCCGCCGTGACGATCGTCACGCCGGTGATGAAGTGCCCGAGAATGCGCCTGAACTCAGCGGACTCGAGCTCGGGGTTGTCGGCCGAGGGGCTCACCCCTGAAGGGTCCGCTCCGTAGCCGGGCCTCTGCGTCGCCTCGTCGAACGAACTATGCATTACGTTGCGTTTGGGGTACGGCCCCATCTACTCTTGGCGCTCGACGAAACGGGGCCCGTCCACCTCCTCTTCCATGCGGCCGCTGACAGCACGAGAGCCTGCCGAATCGCGCCCCGGAAAAGGGCCGCTGAGCGCCCTGGGCGCGCTCATCTTAATCCTCGCTTCGGGCTGCGACAACGTGGCCTGGGGCGGCGTCGATTTCGATGTGGTGCCGCCGCCGCCGCGGGAACAGCCCGCGGCCGAAGGGGCCTCCGCCGAGGCTTCTCCCGAGACCATCGCCCTGCCCACCGCCGCGGTCCTGTTCGTGGCTCGTGCCGGCGGCGGTGGCGCTCGCCTGCGCCCGGTCGCGGAACTCGCGGAAGACGGTCTCAGGCCGCTCGGTCTGGAGCCGCTCCCCGAGGAGTATTGGCGGCGATTCGTCACGGAGTTCATGCGCCAGGGCAGCGAGTTTTCGCTCTACAGGGCGGGACGGAGGGCCGGAACGTTCGTGCTCGACGGCGCCTCGCCGTCGGGCGACGGCGCGTGCGCGGCGACCGCGACCGCCACCGGCGGCCTGGAACTCGCGGCCGGCGTCGAGCGCGCGGGCGACTTCCTCGCGCTCGCCGAGGGCACGCTGCCGCCGCAGACGGGAGTGGGCCGCGACTCGGCGGCGGCGGCCGCGCTGCGCGCGCGCGGCAGGCGGGTCGGTCCCATCCTGGCCGAACGACTCCTGCGCGCGCGCGGCGCCGGCCTGCCCGGAAACTGGCAGGCGGCGCTGGTCCAGGCGCAGGCCTTTCCGAGCCCGGACGGCGGGGACGGCCTCGTGGCCACTTTGCTCGTAGGGGATACCCTGGGGCCCGGCCTGGACGACCTGGGCTTCGCGCTGTTCTACCTCGCGACGCCGAGTGCGGATCGATCCGGCATCGGCCTGGACACGGTGTTCACGGCCTTCTGGGACTACCCCCAGACCGGCAAGACGGCGCCCAGGGTGCTCGGCTATCTGGACTGGGATCGGGACGGATGGCCCGGATTCGTGCTGGAGGTGTTCGACACCTCCTCCAGTCGGCTGGAGACCCTCCAGCGCGATGAATCGGGGCAGTGGGCGACGGCGCCGCTGCTCGACTGCACGCCGTAGCGGGCCTGGCCGGGTCCCCTCAGAAAATCTCCAGATTGATGTACTTACGAGGGTTGGCCCGCACGTCCTCGAGCAACGCGTTCAGACTCTCCGTCGCCGCCTGCATGCCGCTGGCCGCGCCGGTCAGGCTCAGGTAGAGAGAGTCGTCGGCGCTCAGCAGACCCAGCGTTCCCTCGCCGCGCTCCATCCGCCCCAGCACCTCCTGGAGGGACGCGGTGGTGGCGGTCAGGTGCGTGGACGCCTGCGTGAGCTCGGCCGTGAGGGAGTCCATGCGGGCCACCGCGCGCTGCAGCTCGGGCCCCGACGTGGCCCTCTCCAGGTTCTCCGCGCTGACCCGCAGCGAGCGCGACAGACCCGCCAGGTCCGAGCGCTGGGCCACCACCAGCTCGCGCGTTTCCACGAGCAGCGCGCGCAGCTCGGACACCGACGCGTGGACGTCATCGACCAGGCGATCCGAAACCATGCCCTCGGCCCTGAGCAGCAGCGTGTCCACGCGCGCTATGCCCTCGGAGTCGGGGTCGAAGAGCCCGCGCACGATGGTGCCCGGGATGGTTTCTCCGCCCTGAAGGAATTCGTCGGAGACGCCCGGTTCGATGTCGGCGACCATGCCTCCGACGAGTCCGGCGGAGCGAAGCCGAACCCGCGAGTCGGCCGGCACTTCGTATGCGCGCTCGAGCTCGATCCGGATGCGCACGCCGCCCCCCCTCTCGAGGTCGAACTCGGTGACCCGCCCGATGTTCACGCCGAGCATGCGAACCGGGTCGCCGTTGCGCAGTCCGCCGGCGTCGGGGAGGACCGCGAACACGTTGGCCCGACCGCGGAACGTGCCCGGGTCCGTGAGCATGATAAGCGTCACCAGCGCCGCGACGACGCCGATGATGGCGAAGACTCCGGCCCAGATCTCCCGCCGTGCGGGGCTTGGAGGGACGAGGTTTTCCAGATCCTGGCGTTGGGGCGACGCCGCCATCAGATCGCCTCCATCAAGGAGAGAGAGACCCGCGGGTCCTGACTCAGGTATGCCTGCACCATCGGATCGTCCGTGTTCTTGAATTCCTCGGGCTGGCCGACGAATCGGATGGTCCCGTTCGTCAGCATGGCGACGTGATCGGCGATCACCAGCGCCCCGTGCACGTCGTGCGTCACCAGTATCGAGGTGACGTCCAGCTCCGCCGCGAGACGCTCGATCAGCAGGTGGATGCTCGCGGCGTTTACCGGGTCCAGCCCCGTGACCGGCTCGTCGTAGAGCAGGATCTCGGGTTCCCCCACGATCGCGCGCGCCAGGCCCAAGCGCTTCCTCATGCCGCCCGACAGCTCCGAGGGCAGCTTCGCCAGGACCTGCGCCGGATCCAGATTGACGTGCTCGAGGGACCTCGCCACCCGGGCCATCAGCTCGCTACGCGGCATGGCTCGAAGCCTGGCCTCCGGGATCCCCTGCGAGACGTTCTCGAACACGTTCATGGAATCGAACAGGGCCGAGCCCTGAAACACGTACCCGACGCGCTGCCGCACCCGCTCGAGCGTCCCGCGCCCCGAAAAATACACCGACTCGCCGTCTATGCAGACGTCGCCCCGATCCGGCACGATCAGGCCGATGGTGGTCTTGAGCAGCACGCTCTTGCCGGTGCCCGATGGGCCGACGACGGCCATCGTTTCGCCGGTCTCCACGCGCAGGTCGACGCCTGTCAGAACGGGCAGGTCGAACGCCTTGTGGATGTTCTTGTACTCGACCATTCAGTTCAGCAGGATGGGCGGCATGGAGGCGTCCAGTATGAGGACCGCGAGCGTCATGAACACCACCGCCGACGTGGTCGCCTTGCCCACGCCCTCGGCGCCTCCCTGGGTCTCGAACCCCATGTGCACGGCGATGAACGGGATCCAGAAGCCGAACGCCGTCGCTTTCACCAACGAGTACACCAGGTCCCACTTGTGCCAGTACAGTTGGGCCCCGTAGAAGAACGACCCGGACCCGAGGCCCATCGTCAGGTTGGCCGCGACCATGCCGGTGAACACGCCTACTACGTTGGCGATCGCGACGAGAACCGGCACCACGAGAATGCCGGCGGCCACGCGCGGCGCGGCGAGCACCACGACGGGATCGCGTCCGAGCGAGCGCAACGCGTCGATCTGCTCGGAGACCTTCATCGTCCCGAATTCGGCTGTGATGCGGGCCCCCACCCGCCCGACCATGACGATCGCGGTCATCACGGGTCCGAGCTCGAGCACCACGCTGGAGGCCACGACGCTGCCCAGGATGTAGAGCGGGATGGCGCCTGTGAACTGATACCCTCCTTGCTGGGACGTAACGATGCCGCCGAGCATGGCGGTGACGATCACGATGGGGATGGACTGGACCCCCATCCACCAGATCTGATCAACCACCGCGCGCAGCGGTACCCGGCCCCGCGCGAACGCCCCCACGATCCCCGCGAAGAGACTGACCATGCGTCCGGCGTGCCGCGCCACGTTGTGCGCCGTCCGTCCCCACGATGCCAGGAGACGCCCCCCGACTCCCGCTGCCGCGTTCATCCGTTCCGATCGCTGTTCCTGGCGGGCCGGCCGCCCGACGAGGCCGGAATGTCACCACGGCCCGCTCGCGGGACAAGCTTGCCAGGCTCACCGGGTCTGCAGTAGGGTAGGGTCGGCCCCGGCGCTGAAAGCCGGAGCCGATGACAGACGAGAGTACGCGGGCGGTGCCAAACGGAAGCCGGTGAGATTCCGGCGCGGCCCCGCCACTGTGAGAGGCCCCGGCAACTGCGCCGGGCCAGGCCCGTTCAGCGAGCCACTGGAGCGAGATCTCCGGGAAGGCGAGCGGCGCCGCCTCGAGCCAGGAGACCGGCACGTCCGCGCCCCGAACACACGTCCTTCGAGGGAGAGGGCCGGGGGTGCACGGCGCGTGCCCGCTCGGCCCGGTCGTGTCCCGGCCCGTCCCCGTAACGCGGGAGCGGGCCTTGTTGCATCGTGGAGTTGGCGGGACCGGCTGGGTCACGCTGGTGGCGGCGCTCGGCCTGTGGAGTTGCGCGGGCGAGGTAGGGGCGGGTGACGCTGGCGCGGCGCAAACCGCCGCCGCCGCGTTACGGGTCGTGGACGATGCCGGCAACGCGGTGGACCCGGCAGCGGCGCCCCGGCGCATCGTCTCGCTCATCCCCGCGGTGACGGAGTTCGTCGTGGCGCTGGGCGCGGCGGACAGGCTCATCGCCCGCACCGACTACGACACCAACCCCCTGCTGGACACGCTCCCGTCGGTGGGGGGAGGCCTCACCCCGGACCTCGAGTGGCTGGTGCAGCGGCGCCCGGACCTGGTGATCGGCTGGACCGACGGCACCGCCCGCACCGTTCTGGGACGGCTCCGGGACCTGGGTGTCTCGGTCTACGCCGCCGACATTCAGTCGCTCGCGGACGCCGACTCGACGGTCCTTCGCATCGGTCGGCTGCTGGACCTCCGCGAAGCCGCCGAGGGCATCGTCC
The Gemmatimonadota bacterium genome window above contains:
- a CDS encoding SDR family oxidoreductase; protein product: MTERRAWPSAVGAGVAGVAYGAVTLIGASLTLDTGAGLLRAAAFLMAVSATAAAAGIWVHAGRAPSPSAVRGRWTALVVAFAAAALYAEAWLFLPVLRTSLWGRLLAVVLLIAEPAYALAALATALAKADAALRGGTAAKGIAAGASPVPPPTAVLLGAGLGMLVSASWLVPAAPLGSSMLGAAVLVAFAGVYDNRKRLELRVDLQDRVAIVTGVGGRGQVGFAVAETLITRGARVVVADLSTVVESLADELRAHGDVVGVSADLSRPEGARRVLETTLERYGRVDALVNVAGGLGLVAPVAETELDGWAREIERNATTAYVMTRAALPALRETGGSVVNFASKAAERAVGGLGAYAAAKAAVVAFTRTVALEEKDHGVRVNAIAPGMVDTEENRRGTESPESVAWVTREQVAEVVAFLAGDGATGVTGQVIGVPARGYS
- a CDS encoding flavin reductase family protein, whose protein sequence is MHSSFDEATQRPGYGADPSGVSPSADNPELESAEFRRILGHFITGVTIVTAADSETAEPCGLTANAVASVSLDPPLVLVCVDHSADSHDRIVSAGSFGVNVLSEDQERLSRRFATWNTAEKFGGVAFHRGATGAPILDSALAWVECTIWECYAGGDHSIMVGKVVGGNAREGSPLVYYRGGYGRYTR
- a CDS encoding MlaD family protein, coding for MAASPQRQDLENLVPPSPARREIWAGVFAIIGVVAALVTLIMLTDPGTFRGRANVFAVLPDAGGLRNGDPVRMLGVNIGRVTEFDLERGGGVRIRIELERAYEVPADSRVRLRSAGLVGGMVADIEPGVSDEFLQGGETIPGTIVRGLFDPDSEGIARVDTLLLRAEGMVSDRLVDDVHASVSELRALLVETRELVVAQRSDLAGLSRSLRVSAENLERATSGPELQRAVARMDSLTAELTQASTHLTATTASLQEVLGRMERGEGTLGLLSADDSLYLSLTGAASGMQAATESLNALLEDVRANPRKYINLEIF
- a CDS encoding ATP-binding cassette domain-containing protein, with the translated sequence MVEYKNIHKAFDLPVLTGVDLRVETGETMAVVGPSGTGKSVLLKTTIGLIVPDRGDVCIDGESVYFSGRGTLERVRQRVGYVFQGSALFDSMNVFENVSQGIPEARLRAMPRSELMARVARSLEHVNLDPAQVLAKLPSELSGGMRKRLGLARAIVGEPEILLYDEPVTGLDPVNAASIHLLIERLAAELDVTSILVTHDVHGALVIADHVAMLTNGTIRFVGQPEEFKNTDDPMVQAYLSQDPRVSLSLMEAI
- a CDS encoding ABC transporter permease, which codes for MNAAAGVGGRLLASWGRTAHNVARHAGRMVSLFAGIVGAFARGRVPLRAVVDQIWWMGVQSIPIVIVTAMLGGIVTSQQGGYQFTGAIPLYILGSVVASSVVLELGPVMTAIVMVGRVGARITAEFGTMKVSEQIDALRSLGRDPVVVLAAPRVAAGILVVPVLVAIANVVGVFTGMVAANLTMGLGSGSFFYGAQLYWHKWDLVYSLVKATAFGFWIPFIAVHMGFETQGGAEGVGKATTSAVVFMTLAVLILDASMPPILLN
- a CDS encoding cobalamin-binding protein codes for the protein MHRGVGGTGWVTLVAALGLWSCAGEVGAGDAGAAQTAAAALRVVDDAGNAVDPAAAPRRIVSLIPAVTEFVVALGAADRLIARTDYDTNPLLDTLPSVGGGLTPDLEWLVQRRPDLVIGWTDGTARTVLGRLRDLGVSVYAADIQSLADADSTVLRIGRLLDLREAAEGIVRDTRSGLDEVRRAVDGMPRPSVLYVLSTDPPMTAGPGTFLHEVIELAGGINVFADAGARWPTISLEQVVARDPDVLLVPVGEEGFAHADQLARLPGWASLSAVRAGRVHEVDAELFHRPGPHLVDVARTLARTYYPGVGLDGDDGAPGSRGTPTEVEG